One Thermoanaerobacter pseudethanolicus ATCC 33223 DNA window includes the following coding sequences:
- a CDS encoding carbohydrate ABC transporter permease, translating into MEAFNLKSKSKINKNYYGYIFTLPFIVIFLVFNLYPLIYTFYLSLTDMTLMNSSYHFVGLANFKQLFSDNYFLKSVINTWKIWLINFIPQLTIAMLLAIWFVNNRLKIKFIGLWRTIYYLPNILMPVAVAALFYNFFSLYGPVNQIAVRTGILKEAFDFFRSTTWTQLIVAFIQWWMWYGVTIIFLMAGLSSISPSYYESALVDGANSWQMFTKITLPLLKPVLIYVLVTSLSGGMQMFDIPYLLTDGTGSPDGAIRTMSVLMYMKFSSGDGYIGAAASVGVMIFLITAIAAFIIINLLKERE; encoded by the coding sequence ATGGAAGCTTTTAATTTAAAGTCGAAAAGCAAGATTAATAAGAACTATTATGGTTATATCTTTACTTTGCCATTTATAGTTATATTTTTAGTTTTTAATCTATATCCACTTATTTATACATTTTACTTAAGTTTAACAGATATGACTCTGATGAATTCGTCTTATCATTTTGTTGGACTTGCGAATTTCAAACAATTATTTTCTGATAACTATTTTTTAAAATCAGTAATAAATACTTGGAAAATTTGGCTTATTAATTTTATTCCCCAATTAACTATTGCTATGCTTTTAGCTATTTGGTTTGTCAATAACAGATTGAAAATTAAATTTATTGGGTTATGGAGAACGATTTATTATTTACCAAATATACTTATGCCAGTTGCAGTAGCTGCACTTTTTTATAATTTTTTCTCCCTATATGGTCCTGTAAATCAAATAGCAGTTCGTACAGGAATTTTAAAAGAAGCTTTTGACTTTTTTAGGAGTACTACTTGGACACAACTTATTGTGGCGTTTATTCAATGGTGGATGTGGTATGGAGTAACAATAATCTTTTTAATGGCAGGGCTATCTTCAATTTCACCTTCATATTATGAATCAGCTTTAGTGGATGGTGCTAATTCATGGCAAATGTTTACTAAAATTACTCTTCCTCTTTTAAAACCGGTTCTAATATATGTACTTGTGACTTCGTTATCAGGCGGAATGCAGATGTTTGATATACCCTATTTATTAACTGATGGGACAGGATCTCCTGACGGAGCTATAAGAACAATGAGCGTTTTAATGTATATGAAATTTTCAAGCGGCGATGGTTATATTGGTGCTGCTGCTTCTGTTGGTGTTATGATTTTTCTTATAACTGCTATTGCAGCATTTATTATAATAAACCTGCTAAAAGAGAGGGAATAA
- a CDS encoding ABC transporter substrate-binding protein translates to MRRIIALITIVIMVVGLLSGCGQNSQTGQSESTQPKEKVLKIWSFTNEAKVFATAFKEKHPDVKIEYTMIPMTEGEYQLKLKSALQSGDVPDVVALEASFVRSFVESNYLADISDLLPAAKELETYQFTIDMGTDQNGVIKAYSYQATPGVMYYRRSLAKLYFGTDDPAKIQELMSDIDKFAEAAKIIKEKSNGNTYMVASTADFGNLFFANRSQPWIVNNKLVIDPQIDKLFDIAKLFRQNGYEAQTQQWSESWFAGMNDSLVDAKGNPKQVFSYFLPTWGLSYVLQPNAVAKQNKEGKTVGHDTSGDWALIPGPLPYQWGGTWFGVPKDSKNIELAKEFIKFATLNEETLKNWALGVYTNEYLKKIDPSVGNDLKQPAGDFVSSKKVVEELIPQMKDTPASKFVGGQNPYEVFAEAAKRIDLANTLKNIQGTDDVIQRALWDPLDAYASGKVSKEEAVKQFKDNVKNALPNVQVN, encoded by the coding sequence ATGAGGAGAATTATTGCTTTGATTACAATTGTGATTATGGTGGTTGGGTTGTTATCAGGATGCGGACAAAATAGTCAAACAGGGCAATCTGAGTCAACTCAGCCAAAAGAAAAAGTATTAAAGATTTGGTCTTTTACAAATGAAGCAAAGGTTTTCGCAACAGCTTTTAAAGAGAAACATCCAGATGTAAAAATAGAGTATACTATGATTCCAATGACAGAAGGAGAATATCAATTAAAACTTAAATCAGCATTACAGTCAGGAGATGTTCCGGATGTTGTTGCTTTAGAAGCAAGTTTTGTTAGAAGTTTTGTGGAAAGTAATTATTTAGCTGACATATCTGATTTACTTCCTGCAGCAAAAGAATTAGAGACTTATCAATTTACTATAGATATGGGAACAGATCAAAATGGTGTGATAAAAGCTTATTCTTATCAGGCTACTCCTGGCGTTATGTATTATCGTAGAAGTCTTGCAAAACTATATTTTGGAACTGATGATCCGGCAAAAATCCAAGAGTTAATGTCCGACATTGACAAATTTGCAGAAGCAGCAAAAATAATAAAGGAAAAATCTAACGGCAATACCTATATGGTAGCTTCTACAGCTGATTTTGGAAATTTGTTTTTTGCAAATAGGTCACAACCGTGGATAGTGAACAATAAATTGGTTATAGATCCACAAATTGATAAATTATTTGATATTGCAAAATTATTTAGGCAAAACGGATATGAAGCACAAACACAACAATGGTCAGAAAGCTGGTTTGCTGGCATGAACGATTCGTTAGTGGATGCAAAAGGTAATCCAAAACAAGTTTTTTCATATTTCCTGCCAACATGGGGATTGTCGTACGTATTGCAACCTAATGCTGTAGCAAAACAAAACAAAGAAGGTAAAACGGTAGGTCATGATACATCAGGCGATTGGGCTCTTATTCCAGGTCCATTACCATATCAATGGGGTGGTACATGGTTCGGAGTGCCAAAAGATAGTAAGAATATAGAATTAGCAAAAGAATTTATAAAATTTGCTACTTTAAATGAGGAAACATTAAAAAATTGGGCACTAGGTGTTTATACGAATGAATATCTAAAAAAGATAGATCCCAGTGTTGGGAACGATTTAAAACAACCAGCTGGAGACTTTGTATCGAGCAAAAAAGTAGTAGAAGAACTAATACCACAGATGAAAGATACTCCTGCAAGTAAATTTGTTGGAGGACAAAATCCTTATGAAGTATTTGCAGAAGCAGCAAAACGCATTGATCTTGCTAATACTCTCAAAAATATTCAGGGCACGGATGATGTGATTCAACGTGCATTATGGGATCCATTGGATGCTTACGCTTCTGGTAAAGTAAGTAAAGAGGAAGCGGTAAAGCAATTTAAAGACAATGTTAAAAATGCTCTTCCCAATGTTCAAGTTAATTAA
- the xylB gene encoding xylulokinase — MYFIGIDLGTSAVKIILIEEKGNVIGSTSKEYPVYYPQPGWSEQNPEDWWNATKDGIRELIIKTGVKNGDIKGIGLSGQMHGLVLLDENNNVLMPAILWNDQRTQEECDYITQTLGKERLTKYTGNKALTGFTAPKILWVKKHRTDIYKKIHRILLPKDYIRFKLTGEYATDVSDASGTLLFDVENRKWSKEMLDALEIPYNWMPKCYESTEVTGYVTKEAADLTGLKEGTIVVGGGGDQASGAVGTGTVKSGIVSVALGTSGVVFASQDKYVVDEENRLHSFCHANGKWHVMGVMLSAAACLKWWIDNIINFNGSSITYEKLLEEAEKVTPGSGGLIFLPYLMGERTPHSDPYARGSFIGLNMTHKREHMTRAILEGVAFGLRDSLEIIKELNIPVNEVRVSGGGAKSVLWRQVLADIFGVRVDMVNATEGPAFGAAIMSAVGYGIFKDVEEACSTLIKVTDSVYPIGENVSKYNEIYQIYRGLYKALKDRFGEIASIN; from the coding sequence ATGTATTTTATTGGGATAGATTTGGGTACATCAGCTGTAAAGATAATTTTAATAGAGGAAAAGGGAAATGTAATAGGAAGCACATCAAAAGAATATCCAGTATATTACCCTCAGCCAGGTTGGTCAGAACAAAATCCTGAAGACTGGTGGAATGCCACAAAAGATGGCATACGTGAGTTAATAATTAAAACTGGTGTAAAAAATGGTGATATAAAAGGCATAGGTTTAAGTGGCCAAATGCATGGGCTTGTACTTTTAGATGAGAACAACAATGTACTGATGCCTGCTATACTTTGGAATGACCAAAGGACGCAAGAGGAATGTGATTATATTACCCAAACATTAGGCAAAGAAAGATTGACAAAATATACAGGGAACAAAGCATTAACAGGATTTACAGCGCCAAAGATATTATGGGTAAAAAAACATCGCACTGATATATATAAAAAGATTCATCGTATACTTTTACCTAAAGATTACATCAGATTCAAACTTACAGGGGAATATGCAACAGATGTATCAGATGCATCAGGTACATTGTTGTTTGATGTAGAAAATAGAAAATGGTCAAAAGAGATGCTAGATGCGTTAGAGATACCCTATAATTGGATGCCAAAATGTTATGAATCTACGGAGGTAACTGGATATGTCACAAAAGAGGCAGCAGATTTGACAGGATTAAAAGAAGGGACAATAGTTGTAGGCGGAGGAGGAGATCAAGCAAGTGGAGCAGTAGGGACAGGAACAGTAAAAAGTGGCATAGTATCAGTTGCACTTGGCACTTCAGGAGTTGTATTTGCAAGTCAAGACAAATATGTAGTAGATGAAGAAAACAGATTACACTCTTTCTGTCATGCTAATGGCAAATGGCATGTAATGGGAGTAATGCTCTCAGCAGCCGCTTGTTTAAAATGGTGGATAGATAACATAATCAACTTTAATGGTTCTTCTATAACATATGAAAAGCTTTTAGAAGAAGCAGAAAAAGTAACACCAGGCAGTGGTGGATTAATATTTCTGCCTTATCTCATGGGTGAGAGGACTCCACATAGTGACCCTTATGCAAGAGGAAGTTTTATAGGATTAAACATGACTCACAAGAGAGAACACATGACAAGAGCAATACTTGAAGGTGTAGCATTTGGGCTTAGAGACTCACTTGAGATAATAAAAGAACTCAATATACCGGTAAATGAAGTCAGAGTAAGCGGTGGTGGTGCAAAAAGCGTATTGTGGAGGCAAGTACTTGCAGATATTTTCGGTGTCAGAGTAGACATGGTAAATGCAACTGAAGGACCAGCTTTTGGCGCAGCAATAATGTCAGCCGTAGGATATGGAATATTTAAAGATGTTGAGGAGGCATGTAGTACACTCATCAAAGTGACTGATAGTGTTTACCCAATAGGAGAAAATGTAAGTAAATATAATGAAATATATCAGATTTATAGAGGTTTGTATAAGGCCCTTAAAGATAGGTTTGGGGAAATAGCCAGTATAAATTAA
- the xylA gene encoding xylose isomerase, protein MEYFKNVPQIKYEGPKSNNPYAFKFYNPDEIIDGKPLKEHLRFSVAYWHTFTANGTDPFGAPTMQRPWDHFTDPMDIAKARVEAAFELFEKLDVPFFCFHDRDIAPEGETLRETNKNLDTIVAMIKDYLKTSKTKVLWGTANLFSNPRFVHGAATSCNADVFAYAAAQVKKALEITKELGGQNYVFWGGREGYETLLNTDMELELDNLARFLHMAVEYAQEIGFEGQFLIEPKPKEPTKHQYDFDAASVHAFLKKYDLDKYFKLNIEANHATLAGHDFQHELRYARINNMLGSIDANMGDMLLGWDTDQYPTDIRMTTLAMYEVIKMGGFNKGGLNFDAKVRRASFEPEDLFLGHIAGMDAFAKGFKVAYKLVKDGVFDRFIEERYKSYREGIGAEIVSGKANFKTLEEYALNNPKIENKSGKQELLESILNQYLFSE, encoded by the coding sequence ATGGAATACTTCAAAAATGTACCACAAATAAAATATGAAGGACCAAAATCAAACAATCCATATGCATTTAAATTTTACAATCCAGATGAAATAATAGACGGAAAACCTTTAAAAGAACACTTGCGTTTTTCAGTAGCGTACTGGCACACATTTACAGCCAATGGGACAGATCCATTTGGAGCACCCACAATGCAAAGGCCATGGGACCATTTTACTGACCCTATGGATATTGCCAAAGCGAGAGTAGAAGCAGCCTTTGAACTATTTGAAAAACTCGACGTACCATTTTTCTGTTTCCATGACAGAGATATAGCTCCGGAAGGAGAGACATTAAGGGAGACGAACAAAAATTTAGATACAATAGTTGCAATGATAAAAGACTACTTAAAGACGAGCAAAACAAAAGTATTATGGGGCACAGCGAACCTTTTTTCAAATCCGAGATTTGTACATGGAGCAGCTACTTCCTGTAATGCAGATGTATTTGCATATGCAGCAGCGCAAGTAAAAAAAGCACTTGAGATAACAAAAGAACTTGGAGGACAGAACTATGTATTTTGGGGTGGAAGAGAAGGATATGAAACATTACTTAACACAGATATGGAATTGGAACTTGATAACTTAGCAAGATTTTTGCACATGGCAGTAGAATATGCACAAGAGATAGGATTTGAAGGGCAGTTTTTAATTGAGCCAAAACCTAAAGAACCGACAAAACACCAATATGATTTTGATGCAGCAAGTGTACATGCATTTTTAAAGAAGTACGACCTTGATAAATACTTCAAATTAAACATAGAAGCGAACCATGCGACACTTGCAGGACATGACTTTCAACATGAATTAAGATATGCAAGGATTAACAATATGTTAGGCTCTATAGATGCAAATATGGGAGATATGCTTTTAGGATGGGATACAGACCAATATCCAACAGACATACGAATGACAACCCTTGCGATGTACGAAGTCATAAAGATGGGAGGTTTTAACAAAGGTGGACTTAACTTCGATGCGAAAGTAAGGCGTGCCTCCTTTGAGCCAGAAGATTTATTTTTAGGGCATATAGCGGGTATGGATGCATTTGCAAAAGGATTCAAAGTAGCCTATAAGCTTGTTAAAGATGGTGTATTTGATAGATTTATAGAAGAAAGATACAAAAGTTATCGAGAAGGCATAGGAGCAGAGATAGTAAGTGGGAAAGCGAATTTTAAAACTCTTGAAGAATACGCATTAAACAATCCAAAAATTGAGAACAAATCAGGCAAGCAGGAACTACTGGAGTCAATATTAAATCAGTATTTATTTAGTGAATGA
- a CDS encoding potassium channel family protein, which yields MKQFVVIGLGSFGISLAKTLYEMGNDVLVIDEELVQAMNGLVTHAVRADATDENVLKSLGVKNFDVAIVAIGKNMESSIMVTMLVKELGVKYVIAKAHNELHARVLYKVGADRVVMPEKDMGIRVARNVFSSNLIDLIEFSKEYSIAEILPIEEWFGKTLKEINVREKYGLNVVAVKKFNDEIIVSPGPDYEINEGDVLAVCGKNTDIKRFEIKT from the coding sequence ATGAAACAATTCGTTGTTATTGGGTTAGGAAGCTTTGGCATAAGTTTGGCTAAGACTTTATATGAAATGGGCAATGACGTACTGGTTATAGATGAAGAATTGGTGCAAGCTATGAATGGCTTGGTTACACATGCAGTGAGGGCTGATGCTACTGATGAAAATGTACTTAAGTCCCTAGGTGTGAAAAATTTTGATGTGGCTATAGTTGCTATAGGAAAGAACATGGAATCAAGCATTATGGTAACAATGCTTGTGAAAGAATTGGGAGTAAAATACGTAATAGCAAAAGCTCACAATGAATTACACGCGAGGGTTCTTTATAAGGTTGGAGCAGACAGGGTTGTTATGCCTGAAAAAGATATGGGCATAAGGGTTGCCAGAAATGTTTTTTCTAGCAATTTAATAGACCTTATTGAGTTTTCTAAGGAATACAGCATAGCAGAAATTCTTCCAATTGAAGAATGGTTTGGCAAAACGTTAAAGGAAATAAACGTGAGAGAAAAATATGGATTAAATGTCGTAGCGGTAAAAAAATTTAATGATGAAATCATTGTATCACCAGGGCCGGACTATGAGATTAATGAAGGTGATGTATTAGCTGTTTGCGGGAAAAATACAGATATTAAAAGATTTGAGATAAAAACATAG
- a CDS encoding TrkH family potassium uptake protein codes for MIFIIKIKLTPTQVLALGFATIILIGTLLLMLPVATKSGERTDFLTALFTATSATCVTGLVVVDTKTYWSVFGQIVIMLLIQVGGLGIMTMSTLFALILGRKITFKERLVMQEAFNTNSLGGIVKFAKYILMVSFLFESIGAIMLTLRFLPQMGLKKAVYYGLFHSISAFNNAGFDLMGNFKSLTGYVSDWVVNLVVMGLIIFGGLGFYVLLDIYEHRHFNKFTLHSKIVITITLLLIAIGTLLIFLFEYNNPKTLGPLDFPTKILAALFQAVTPRTAGFNTLSLSDMTIASKFLTIILMFIGASPAGTGGGIKTTTFAVILYTVLSVIQGEEETVLYKRTISRNIVYKAVAISFISVFIIFSVTMVLSITETSNFLTVLYETTSAFGTVGLSLGLTPELSTVGRIIIIFTMYTGRVGPLTLALALAKRQRRPKPIIKYAEEKIMVG; via the coding sequence GTGATTTTTATAATAAAAATAAAACTAACACCTACTCAAGTACTTGCTTTAGGATTTGCGACTATTATATTAATTGGAACTTTATTACTAATGCTACCTGTGGCAACTAAAAGTGGAGAGAGAACAGATTTTTTAACTGCGCTTTTTACGGCTACATCAGCTACATGTGTTACTGGCCTTGTAGTTGTTGACACAAAAACATATTGGTCTGTTTTTGGGCAAATAGTGATAATGTTGCTGATACAAGTTGGCGGTTTAGGTATTATGACCATGTCAACGCTTTTCGCGTTGATCCTTGGTAGGAAGATAACCTTTAAAGAGAGATTGGTGATGCAAGAAGCTTTCAATACAAATAGCCTCGGAGGCATTGTGAAATTTGCCAAGTATATACTAATGGTTTCTTTTTTATTTGAAAGCATTGGCGCAATTATGTTGACTTTGAGATTTTTACCGCAGATGGGATTAAAAAAAGCAGTGTATTATGGCTTGTTCCATTCTATTTCTGCATTTAATAATGCTGGCTTTGATCTTATGGGGAATTTTAAGAGTCTAACGGGTTATGTTTCTGACTGGGTGGTAAACCTGGTCGTAATGGGTTTGATAATATTTGGTGGATTAGGATTTTACGTTTTGCTTGATATATACGAACATAGACATTTTAACAAATTTACACTGCATTCAAAAATTGTTATAACTATCACGTTGCTTTTAATTGCCATCGGTACACTGCTTATATTTTTATTTGAATACAATAATCCAAAAACATTAGGACCACTGGATTTTCCTACAAAAATACTTGCAGCATTATTTCAAGCTGTGACACCAAGGACAGCTGGCTTTAATACGTTATCGCTTTCTGACATGACTATAGCGTCTAAATTTTTGACAATAATACTTATGTTTATTGGAGCTTCTCCAGCTGGAACAGGTGGAGGCATCAAGACAACTACTTTCGCGGTTATACTATATACTGTGTTATCAGTTATACAAGGTGAAGAAGAGACAGTACTTTATAAGCGCACTATTAGCAGAAACATAGTCTATAAAGCTGTAGCTATATCTTTTATAAGTGTTTTTATTATTTTCTCCGTGACTATGGTTTTATCTATTACTGAAACATCCAACTTTTTGACTGTATTATACGAGACGACTTCAGCTTTTGGAACTGTAGGACTATCACTTGGGCTTACCCCCGAATTGAGTACAGTTGGCAGAATTATTATAATATTTACAATGTATACTGGCAGAGTTGGTCCTTTAACATTGGCGCTGGCATTGGCAAAAAGGCAGAGAAGGCCTAAACCTATAATAAAATATGCTGAAGAAAAAATTATGGTGGGTTAA
- the gndA gene encoding NADP-dependent phosphogluconate dehydrogenase, whose protein sequence is MIKADIGLIGLGVMGQNLALNIARNGYAVSVFNKTEEKTREFIDEKVKEEKIYPFYTLKDFVESLKKPRKIILIIKAGTPVDDVINELLSYLEKGDLIVDSGNSYFMDTSRRLKVLKEKNILFLGMGISGGEYGALYGPSLMPGGTKEAYELIKDVLLKVAAKTEDGPCCTYVGNDSAGHFVKMVHNGIEYAIMQLIAEVYDFMRKILNMTNEEIGDVFERWNQEELDSYLMEISYKIMRYKDKETGGFLLDYILDKAEQKGTGKWTAQTSLDLGVPTPTLNLAVEARVISHYKEERKTLSKLYSKEKNTISVNKEEMIEHLKKTLLFGVFMSFSQGLWLIYEASKQYNYGVDLSEILRIWKGGCIIRAKILDFLRDIIRENEEYANLLHSDKSIEFIKDKLNSVYQVLEIGRNYRIPLMIINSAVDYYFALTEENLPANLIQAQRDFFGAHTYERVDKEGIFHTEWEK, encoded by the coding sequence ATGATAAAAGCTGACATTGGTTTAATAGGCCTTGGGGTGATGGGACAAAATTTAGCATTAAATATTGCAAGAAATGGATATGCTGTCTCTGTATTTAACAAAACAGAGGAAAAGACGAGAGAGTTTATTGATGAGAAAGTAAAAGAAGAGAAAATTTATCCTTTTTACACATTAAAAGATTTTGTCGAAAGTCTAAAAAAACCAAGAAAAATTATACTTATAATAAAAGCAGGAACACCTGTAGATGATGTGATAAACGAACTCTTATCGTATTTAGAAAAAGGGGATCTTATTGTTGACAGTGGGAATTCTTATTTTATGGATACTTCCAGGAGGTTAAAAGTTTTAAAAGAAAAGAATATTTTATTTTTAGGCATGGGAATTTCTGGTGGAGAATATGGTGCATTATATGGTCCTTCTTTAATGCCAGGTGGAACAAAAGAAGCTTATGAGTTGATAAAAGATGTACTTTTAAAAGTAGCTGCAAAAACAGAAGATGGGCCTTGTTGTACGTATGTGGGCAACGATTCTGCAGGGCATTTTGTAAAAATGGTTCATAATGGTATTGAATATGCTATTATGCAATTGATTGCTGAAGTGTATGATTTTATGAGGAAAATATTGAATATGACTAATGAAGAGATAGGGGATGTGTTTGAAAGGTGGAATCAGGAAGAACTTGATTCTTATTTAATGGAAATTTCTTATAAAATTATGAGATATAAAGACAAAGAAACTGGAGGATTTTTATTAGATTACATTTTAGATAAAGCAGAACAAAAAGGCACTGGAAAGTGGACTGCTCAAACTTCTTTGGATTTAGGAGTTCCTACACCAACATTGAATTTGGCGGTAGAGGCCAGAGTTATTTCTCATTACAAGGAAGAAAGAAAAACTTTATCAAAATTATATTCGAAAGAAAAGAATACAATCTCTGTGAATAAAGAAGAAATGATAGAGCATTTAAAAAAGACACTGCTTTTTGGAGTATTCATGTCATTTTCACAAGGATTATGGCTCATTTATGAAGCTTCAAAACAATATAATTATGGAGTAGACCTTAGCGAAATATTAAGAATTTGGAAAGGAGGCTGTATTATAAGAGCAAAAATTTTAGACTTTTTGAGGGATATTATCAGAGAAAATGAAGAATATGCAAATCTTTTGCATAGTGATAAGTCTATAGAATTTATTAAGGATAAATTAAATTCTGTCTATCAAGTTCTAGAAATTGGAAGAAATTATAGAATACCTCTCATGATAATAAATTCTGCAGTTGATTATTATTTTGCTTTAACAGAGGAAAATCTTCCTGCAAATCTTATTCAAGCCCAACGTGACTTTTTTGGAGCTCATACTTATGAAAGAGTCGATAAAGAAGGAATATTCCACACAGAGTGGGAAAAATAA
- a CDS encoding D-isomer specific 2-hydroxyacid dehydrogenase family protein: MGVKIAIVNSSSFGKHFPEHIERLKALGEVERFELPHDMRGKALAEKLMGYSVIIASVKPYYDKEFFEHKDKTLLITRHGIGYDTIDIKSATEKGVIVTKVEGIVEREAVAENAIALLLDVMKKVRSASLKVKEGKWGERASFIGYEIKDKVVGIIGIGNIGSRVCEILKYGFGAKVVAYDPNLSAEEIEKRGAEPVTLEELLKRADIISLNASLNRDNYHILSHKEFAMMKKGTFIVNTARGELIDTEALIKALKEGIVLGAGLDVIEGEPIDENHPLLAFDNVIITPHTSAYTYECLKGMGDKVVSDVEKVLRGEIPEGVINPEVLEGRPWKI, from the coding sequence AGATTTGAACTTCCCCACGATATGAGAGGGAAGGCTTTAGCGGAAAAGCTAATGGGGTATTCTGTAATAATTGCCAGTGTCAAGCCATATTACGATAAGGAGTTTTTTGAGCATAAAGACAAAACTCTTTTAATAACACGTCACGGCATAGGTTATGATACAATAGACATTAAAAGTGCTACTGAAAAGGGAGTTATTGTAACGAAAGTTGAAGGCATTGTAGAAAGGGAAGCTGTAGCCGAAAACGCTATTGCACTTTTACTAGATGTTATGAAAAAAGTAAGGTCTGCCTCACTTAAAGTGAAAGAAGGAAAGTGGGGGGAAAGAGCGAGCTTCATTGGATATGAAATAAAAGACAAAGTTGTAGGAATTATAGGTATTGGAAATATTGGAAGCAGAGTTTGTGAAATCCTGAAATATGGGTTTGGTGCTAAAGTAGTGGCTTATGACCCTAATCTTTCAGCAGAAGAAATAGAAAAAAGGGGAGCAGAGCCTGTCACATTAGAGGAACTTTTAAAGAGGGCAGATATAATTTCTTTAAATGCTTCGCTAAATCGCGACAATTATCACATTCTTTCTCATAAAGAATTTGCCATGATGAAAAAAGGTACATTTATTGTCAATACAGCAAGAGGAGAACTTATAGATACAGAGGCTTTAATTAAGGCGTTAAAGGAAGGAATAGTTTTAGGAGCAGGGTTAGATGTTATAGAAGGGGAACCTATTGACGAAAATCATCCTCTTTTGGCATTTGACAACGTCATAATAACGCCTCATACTTCTGCATACACTTATGAATGCCTAAAAGGCATGGGGGACAAAGTGGTTTCTGATGTAGAGAAAGTTTTAAGAGGAGAAATACCTGAAGGGGTAATAAATCCAGAAGTTTTGGAGGGTAGGCCATGGAAAATTTGA